One Castanea sativa cultivar Marrone di Chiusa Pesio chromosome 4, ASM4071231v1 DNA window includes the following coding sequences:
- the LOC142633020 gene encoding protein FAR1-RELATED SEQUENCE 5-like codes for MAQAKAAAAEMAETLKLERVLPIINMDGCNAFVLLLLLKELILINNFVLKVSSEVRLVMDFSKNDFVAVGDNDKRESFENVTLGECDEIKIGMQVRSEEEAYNLYNQYALKRGFSIRKAVKREYNGVIRQREFVCSKQGFKEFEDPSNVKKYHNLDVRTGCRARIRFDVKNDIWSVSHFNDTHNHEFATPEERCNLRSGRKVLPAHGNIISTMVSSGIKATKSYSFLSKELGGANNVGFSRRDCHNFVQTKRKEIMEAGDGQSIINHFKEKQSEDPMFFYSVQVDQDNRIANFFWRDGRSKLDYDSFGDVVIFDTTYRTNKYNLICAPFVGINHHWNNVLFGCAFLSNETTQSFIWLFETFLTAMGGRQPKSIFTDQDQAMANAINMVFSESRHRLCLWHISKNAQKNLVGIYGVPDFNQRFNHCLYGGCSNETEFESTWSKMIEMHNLKDNTWLNRLYQIREKWCPTFNLDFFSAKMKSTQRSESTNSVFHQIMKTSMSLIEVIKFYEEKAAQMRQDEINEDFRCKNGAPGKVHKHGGILSHAAKVYTLALFGMFEEEFDSGMGLNCVETDHSEDNFTYSLSSGESRRIHIVHFNRAELSICCDCKLFETLGLLCCHALRVFLVNNVNNIPDKYISSRWTKDAKKRLCCSIDSFKSNEKSTHVLRMSNLSLLWYKCCDMAALSDHGTKIAMDSLSELLCKLEKSSGDTNKMEDIGKKCPQDLIHDDDVQPCLDGKRPILDPPHVRKKGITNFRIKSQLEKKQRKKKVKDATTSKAPKAISMVVDTTATTRDGEARVAATSAGVAATSAGVAATSAEVAAVLCNPHTFSGDNFGALGDIVYVPANISGFFFSFVGL; via the exons GGATGGATGCAATGCTTTTGTTCTGTTGTTATTGCTGAAAgaattgattttaataaataatttcgTCCTAAAAGTCTCCTCTGAG GTTCGACTAGTCatggatttttcaaaaaatgattttgttgcTGTTGGGGACAATGATAAAAGGgaaagttttgaaaatgtaaCTTTGGGTGAATGTGATGAAATTAAAATTGGAATGCAAGTGAGGTCTGAAGAAGAAGCATATAACCTTTATAATCAGTATGCTTTAAAAAGGGGATTTAGCATTCGAAAAGCGGTTAAGCGAGAGTATAATGGTGTTATTAGGCAACGAGAATTTGTGTGTTCAAAACAAGGTTTTAAAGAGTTTGAAGACCCTTCTAATGTTAAAAAGTATCATAATTTAGATGTAAGAACGGGTTGTCGTGCTAGGATCCGGTTTGAtgtaaaaaatgatatttggaGTGTTTCACACTTTAATGACACACACAATCATGAATTTGCAACTCCAGAAGAAAGATGTAACTTGAGATCAGGAAGGAAAGTGCTACCTGCTCATGGGAATATAATTAGCACAATGGTTAGTTCAGGTATAAAAGCAACAAAGTCTTACTCATTTTTGTCAAAAGAACTTGGTGGTGCAAATAATGTTGGGTTCTCTAGGCGAGATTGTCATAATTTTgtgcaaacaaaaagaaaagaaattatggAAGCTGGTGATGGGCAAAGTATTATTAATCatttcaaagaaaaacaaagtgaaGATCCAATGTTTTTTTATTCGGTGCAAGTAGACCAAGATAATAGAATTGCAAATTTCTTTTGGAGAGATGGTAGATCAAAATTAGATTATGACTCTTTTGGGGATGTTGTTATATTTGACACCACTTATCGAACCAATAAGTACAACTTAATCTGTGCACCATTTGTGGGAATCAATCATCATTGGAACaatgttttgtttggttgtgcttttttatcaaatgagaCAACTCAGTCATTTATTTGGTTGTTTGAGACTTTTTTGACTGCAATGGGAGGGCGACAACCAAAATCTATTTTTACAGATCAAGACCAAGCAATGGCAAATGCTATTAATATGGTTTTCAGTGAGTCTCGTCATCGATTGTGTTTATGGCACATTAGtaaaaatgctcaaaaaaatCTTGTTGGAATCTATGGTGTTCCAGATTTCAATCAAAGATTTAATCATTGCTTATATGGTGGGTGTTCAAATGAAACGGAGTTTGAGTCAACTTGGAGCAAAATGATTGAGATGCATAATTTAAAGGACAATACATGGCTGAATAGGTTATACCAAATTCGAGAAAAGTGGTGCCCAACTTTCAATCTCGATTTCTTTTCTGCAAAGATGAAGTCTACCCAAAGAAGTGAGAGTACAAATAGtgtttttcatcaaattatgaAAACATCTATGTCTCTTATTGaagttattaaattttatgaGGAAAAGGCAGCACAAATGCGACAAGATGAAATAAATGAAGATTTTCGTTGTAAGAATGGTGCACCTGGGAAAGTTCATAAGCATGGGGGCATTTTAAGTCATGCTGCTAAAGTTTATACTCTTGCTTTGTTTGGAATGTTTGAAGAAGAGTTTGATTCAGGTATGGGATTGAATTGTGTTGAAACTGATCATAGTGAGGATAACTTTACATATTCACTAAGTAGTGGGGAGAGTAGAAGGATTCATATTGTGCATTTTAACCGGGCTGAATTAAGTATTTGTTGTGATTGCAAATTATTTGAGACTTTAGGGTTGTTATGTTGCCATGCTTTAAGGGTTTTTCTTGTGAATAATGTGAATAATATACCCGACAAATACATATCAAGTAGATGGACAAAAGATGCCAAGAAAAGGTTGTGTTGTTCTATCGATTCATTTAAATCAAATGAGAAATCTACTCATGTATTACGTATGAGCAACTTAAGTCTTTTGTGGTATAAATGTTGTGATATGGCTGCATTGAGTGATCATGGGACCAAAATAGCAATGGATAGTCTAAGTGAGCTATTATGCAAGCTTGAAAAGAGTTCAGGAGATACAAATAAGATGGAAGATATTGGTAAAAAATGTCCTCAAGATCTCATACATGATGATGATGTGCAACCTTGCTTAGATGGTAAGAGACCAATCCTTGATCCGCCACATGTGAGAAAGAAAGGGATAAccaattttagaataaaaagtCAACTggaaaagaagcaaagaaaaaagaaagtgaaagatGCAACCACTTCAAAAGCTCCAAAAGCTATTTCTATG GTTGTTGACACCACTGCTACTACAAGGGATGGAGAAGCAAGGGTTGCTGCTACAAGTGCTGGAGTTGCTGCTACAAGTGCTGGAGTTGCTGCTACAAGTGCTGAAGTTGCTGCTGTTTTATGTAATCCACATACATTTAGTGGTGATAATTTTGGAGCTTTAGGTGATATAGTGTATGTACCTGCAAATatttctggattttttttttcttttgttggtcTTTAA